Genomic DNA from Candidatus Melainabacteria bacterium:
ATTCAAAGAAATATTAATCAACGAAGCCAACAAAGCCAACGAAGCCAAGCCACAAGACAGTTAAAATCAGCTGCTAAAAAATCAAGCTCAGACGAAAAAATATTAAATGGTGTCAAAATTGCTAGTGGTGTTGCAGCTGCATTAGCTGGAGGCGGGGCTTTTTGGTTCTTAAAAGATTTTGGAGCAGATTCTGATTCTATATTTGGTTATATTAAAAAATCTTTAAAGTGGATTTTACTTAGTAGCGGGCTTGTTGGAGGAGGTATTATTGCATTTGGCTTTAAGAAAGATGGTGCGCTTCTTGTTGAAAATAAACAATTAAGACAAACAAGTTCACAACCTTCACTACCTCTAAACGAAGAGGAAAAAGAAGAATATGCACACAACTTGATTCAAGAATTATATGGAGAAAATAGAGTTAGTGAAGGAGCACAAAGAAATAAGATTTTTCAAGATTTATATGATTTGTTAACGAAGACAAGAGATAAAAATATCTCTTTAAATATTTCCAAAATAATTCTTTCGTCATTAGACAGAGTAAGCATTCAAACTGATCAAGACGTTAATGAATTTAGAAAATTGTTAGGGTTAATGAAAGATATTAAAAAACATGTCTTTGATTCAGGACTTTCTTTTAAATTAAATAATTCTATTCATATTATAGAAGAGAAAATAAAAAAGAGACTTGAAAGTGATTATGAGGGTATTGAGACTTCAATAATTTTAATTCAGGATGATTCTAAAGAACCAGAAGCACGTGCAGAAGAAATCTTACTTCTTAAAACAAAATATCAACAAACAGAAAATCCTTTAATTCATAGTGAATTAATTTCTTGCTTAGGTAAACTACGTGGTACGCCTTGTGGCGTTACATTAGCTGATACTTTGATGGATATAGATCCCGGAGCAGTTTATAAAGAATTTATGAGGGACAGGCTTTAATATTTTTAAAATATTTGTTACCAATGTAACCTTTGGTTACATCAAATTTCATTTCAATTATGCATAATAATTGAAATGGGCAATGATTTATTTCAGAACAAATATAGAATAAAATCTATTCGATTGGAGCATTGGGATTATTCATCTGATGGGGCATATTTTGTAACCATTTGTGTGAAAGATAGAGAATGTGTTTTGGGTGAAATTGTTAATGGAAAAATAAAATTATCAAAAATCGGGGATATTGTGAAACAATGTTGGTGTGAAATTCCAAAACATTTTAAAAATGTTGATTCGGACGAATTTATTGTAATGCCAAACCATGTGCATGGAATCATACAAATAACCAATGATGGTTGTGATGATGGTTGTAGAGACGCGATTAATCGCGTCTCTACGGGTACGGGTGGAATTACCCACAAATACAACCCAATGTTGTCAAAATCATTATCAACAATAATCCGATGGTATAAAGGACGTTGCAAATATGAAATAAATAAAAATCAAAACAAAATATATTTCCAATGGCAACCACGATTTTATGAATCAATCATTCGTAATGAAAACCATTTGAATGCAGTACGTGAATATATTGTTAATAATCCTTCAAGATGGGAATTCGATAGAAACAATAATCCTTTATACCACAGCCATTTGTAATTGATTTATTAATTTTTCAAAATCTGGAAATGATGTGCTTATCCACTCAGAGCCAGGAATTGTAATTGGTTCATTTGCTTTTAAGGCTGCTATTGCAATTGACATGGCTACTCTGTGATCTGAATGTTTTGGCCATTCAATATTTTGGTTTACTTGAAAAGGCTCTCCATTTAAACCATTAATTTCTAAACCATCCTCAAGCTCGTTTACTTCTACGCCAAGTTTTCTTAAAACTTGTACCATAACACTTATTCTGTCTGATTCTTTGTAACGTAGTTCTTTTGCATCTTTAATAATTGACTTTCCGCTTGCTTGAGCCATTGCAATGCACAAAATTGGGATTTCGTCTATTAGAGTTATAATTGTACTCCCTTTGACTTCAACTGCATTAAGATTGTTAGATGTTACAAATAAATCAGCAACTGGTTCACCTGAAGAATCTTTTTTGTTTGTAATTTCAATTTTTGTTCCCATCTTCTTGAGTACATTTAATATGCCTGTCCTTGTAGGATTTACTAATACTCTTTGTAAAAGCATTTCAGAGCTTTGGATTATGCTACATGCTGTTATAAAAAATGCAGCTGAAGATATATCACCTGGAATAGAAAGGTCTTGAGCTTTTAAGTCTTGTTCAGACCCAACTACAATTTCATTTTTTTCATGCTTGATTGTTGCACCAAAAACATTTAACATCCTTTCAGTATGATCCCTTGTTTTTTCTTTTTCAATTATTCTTGTTTCACCTTTAGCGTATAGTGCTGCTAGCATAATTGCAGATTTTACTTGTGCACTACTAACTAGCATTTCATAAGTAATTCCATGTAACATTCCTGGCAAAATTACAATAGGAGCTTTAGTATTATGTTCTCTAGCTGCAATTTTTGCACCCATAAGAGTAAGTGGCTCAATGACTCTGCCCATTGGACGACTTAAAAGTGAATCATCACCTGTAAGAATAGATAAGAAATTTTGTGTACTTAATAATCCACTAAGTAGTCTGATAGTTGTACCTGAGTTTCCACAGTTTAAAATGTTTTTAGGTTCTGAAAATGAGTTTCTTCCCTTACCATAAATAGTTATAGATTCATAATTGTTATAAGTGTTAATTTCAATACCAAGCTGCTGCATTATTTTTAAAGTATTTAAACAGTCTCTGCTTGTTAATAAATTTTTAATTTCTGTTCTTCCATTTGCAACTCCTCCAATAATAATTGCTCTGTGGGATATTGATTTGTCAGCTGGAACTGAGATGGTTGACTTAATTGGATTTTTTAAGGGAGTAACTGTAAATTGTTTCATTTTACAATTTCTATCTGGATGTTATTGGCTGCTTGGATATTTTGGTGGGTTCTAGCTCCACCAGTGAATCATTTCCTTGTAATGTTGCAAAAAGTTTATTAGATTCAGTATCGTAAAAAAGGTAATATGGCTTGATAATATTGTCAGCTAAAACTGTTACTTCTTTGTTTTGAGTAATTTTTAAAATTGAATTACCAGTATAATTAGCAACATAAATATTATCGCTTTGATCTATTGCAATACCTACAGGACCTTTTATTCCAAGTTTTTCAATAAATATTTCTCTTGTACCATTAGCATTTATTCTTTCAATACGATCTTTTGTAAAGTTAGCAACGTATAAATTATTCTTGCTGTCTTTTGCTATACCTGTTGGTCCACCATTAAGATTACTAGTAACTGTCTTAACTGGATCTTTAAAATCTTCTTGTGATGGCTTAGTAAGAGTGTTAACTAAAAGCTGAGCTTGGCTTTCAGCAGTACTACTATTATTTTGTTGTACTAGTGTTTGATTTATTATTCCTAGCTTGTTCATTACTTCTCCATACTTAGGGAAATCTTTAGGCAGCAGAGAGAAATATTCCTTTGCTTTTATAAAGTTTTTGTTTTCATAGTAACAACTGGCAAGTTCGTAAGTTGCTTCAGCATCTTTTGAATTTAATTCAACTGCTTTTTGGAAGAAAAAAATTGCAAGAGGTAGATTTTTTTGTTTTTTATAAATTGCTCCGAGATTATAATAAGCATCAACAAACTCAGGATCTAAATCAATTGCTTTTTTAAAATAAATTACTGCTGATTGAAGATCTCCTTGTTCGTAACTTTTTAAGCCTAAGTTATATAAACTTGCACTTGCTGGTTTAGGATTAAAGTTCTTAGCACTTTCTTTTGCCTCTTGTATTCCTTGAGAGTAAGCAGGAGTATGTATAAAGCATAAAATTAAGAGAATAAACAATAAAAAAATATTTAAACTAATTTTTTTTCTACTCATAATCACGTAGGTATTCTAACACATTTGTTAATTAATAATTAAAAGTAATCTATGTAGTCTTCATTGCATTACAATAATTGTTGTGAAGAGATATAAGAAAGGATAGGGAAATGGTGGTGGAAGAAAAGACTATGTCAGGTAAACTTTTATTTAATCCACAAGCTTTTTGTATAAGATTAAATTCACCAAGTGGATCATTTTCAGGTATTGCAACAATTATAAATGGCTCTGGAGGTCATTTAGGTGATATTAAAGTAGTTGAAAATAATCAAAATTTTGTTACTAGAGATATTCATTTTTTTTCTAATACAATCCAAGCAAGAGAAATTATTTCAAAGTTACATGACTTACCAGGAACACAAATTCTTGATGTTCAAAATGAAGTTTACAATGCCCATGTCAGTGGAAAAATTGAGATCAAATTAAAAAAAGAAGTAAGAGATTATAGAGACTTATCGGTAGTTTATACACCAGGTGTAGCTGAAGTTTGTAGAACCATTCATCAGGATCAAAAGCTTGCTTATAACCTAACAATTAAAAAAAATTCAGTTGCAGTTGTTACTGATGGCTCTGCTGTTTTAGGGCTTGGAAATATTGGACCTTATGCTGGAATGCCTGTTATGGAAGGTAAGGCAATGTTATTTAAAATGCTTGCAGATGTTGATGCTTATCCTATTTGCCTTGATGTAAAAACTCCTGATGAAATTGTTCAAATAGTTAAAGCAATTGCTCCTGGTTTTGGCGGGATAAATCTTGAAGATATTGCAGCACCAAAATGTTTTGAAATAGAAAGAAGATTACAAAATGAACTTGACATTCCTGTTTTTCATGATGATCAACATGGAACTGCAGTTGTTGTTACTGCTGCTCTTTTTAATGCTGTAAAAGTAGTTGGTAAAAAGTTAGAAGATTTAGAGATAGCAATCACTGGAGCTGGTGCTGCAGGAGTTTCTTGTGCAAAGATGTTACTTTTTGCAGGTGTAAGAAATATTATTGTTACTGATAGAAATGGTGCTATTTATATGGGAAGAAAAGAAATGAATCCTGCTAAAGAAGAACTTGCATCACTTACAAATCAAGAAAGACAAAAAGGAGCAATTTCAGATGTTATAAAAGGTGCTGATGTATTTATAGGTGTGTCAGGACCCAATTTGGTTAGTGTAGATGATATTAAATCAATGGCAAAAGATCCAATTGTTTTTGCTTTGTCAAATCCTGATCCTGAAATTAAACCTGAACTTGCAAAACCATATGTAAGGATCATGGCAACTGGTCGCTCTGATTATCCAAATCAAATAAACAATGTTTTATGTTTTCCTGGGCTCTTCCGCGGACTACTAGATAGTTATGCTACAACTGTTACAGAAAAAATGAAATATGCAGCAGCAAAAGCAATTGCTTCAATAGTCCAAGATTATGAATTAAGTGAAAGCTATATAATCCCAAACATATTCAATAAACATGTAGCACCTGCAGTTGCAAGTGCAGTTGCAGATGCTGCTTTTGAAGATAGGGTTACAAAAGTTATTCCAGAAGTTGATTTAAAGTTAATATAGTTATTTATCTATCTAACCCACCTCTTAAGTCAGTCCTTTGTGATCTTACGGGTGATTGATTAGTAGTTTCTTCTTCTTCTCTTTCAAAATTTCCACCATGAACAGTTCTTGCATGTTTTATTAAATCTAGAAGTTGTTCCCTTTTTCCTCTTAAATCTGTCCTTGTTTGAAGAATTGGTAACCCATTTGTTGCATCATATATGTAGCCAAGAGTTCCAGCTCTCAATATAAATCCATACTCAGCTGCTTTTACAGCAATTTGAATTGCAAACTCTTCGGCGCCGTACTTCATTAAATACTGAGAGCATAAAATATCAAATACTTCCCAATCTAGCTCTCCAATTGTGTTTGGTTTGATATTCCTTGAATCAAATCTTTCAAAAGCAGTTATACATAGTTTATGAATTACTATTGCAAGGTCCCTATCTAAATCTCTATAGTCTCTTACAGCAGCTATTGTAGAATGGACAGATTTAATATCTATCTCAAGATTTGGGTTTCTTAATGCTTTTGAAAGTAGTCTTACAGCATTTGGAACTTGATCTGGTATCCTTCTTAAATCATGAATTGTTTTATCAATTCTAGCCTTATCTTTTATCTGTAATTTTCTATCAAGGTACTCAACTGCAATTTTATATGCCAGCTCTCCTCTTATACTTAAATCAGATGGTATGGGTTTTCCTTCCCGGCTTTTGGGATTTGCAAGTCTTGCAATGGTAATTTCTATAAATTGTGGATCTTTTAGCTCACCATGTTTAACAGCAGTTAAAACTAGCTGTCCATAAGCAATATTATTGCCTGGCTTTTTACTATCACTTGCTTGAACAGCAGTAGTTGTGATCATCGGTTCTTCAAAATGTAACCCATTTTCTATAGCACTTAACATTAGCCCTGCTGTTTCAAATGGACATTCTTTTTGACCAGCTACTATTGTTGACTCTGTAGTAATCGGCTTTGGTCTGGTTTCATAATTTATTTTATTTTTAAAACAATAAGTTGCAAGTAAAACAGCAGCTAGAACTTCTCCATTTTCTCTAAGACCTCTTACAATTGATTCAATGTCTCGCTTTGTATTTTCATCAGTTAAAAAAGTAAGTTTAGCTCGTATTGCTTCTTCGATTAGCTGAACTCCTTCTGCATAGTCTCCTTCCTTTCTAGCTTGTGATAAGCGACTTTCATATTCGTGTGGTTGGTAACGCAAATTAGATGTAGAAGCTTGAGCACAAACAGTTTTACCAACAGTAGCAGCTTGTACATCTCCACCAGGCTTTTCACCACTTTTAACTGCAGATGGAGTAGTAGGGAGAGGCTTGTTTACCAGAGGCTTTACTGCTAATTTTGCTTGTTGTTGTAGTCGTGCACGTTCAATCCTGCTTTTTTTACTCATATTAAAATTCCCTTTTTAATATTTTATATGATCTGTCTACAATTAATCTCATCATGATATATTTAAGAAGTTTTAGGACAGGTTAGATGAGTCAAGCAAAGAAAAACTATTTTCCATTACTTTTTGCAGTAGCCTTTACATATTTTACTTTTGGAGCAATTACAAATGTAGCAGGTGCAATTGTACCTAAGATTAAAGAAACATATCAAGTAAGTGGCTCAGCATCTAGTTTTCTAGCTTCTGTTTTTTTTATTGCCTACGGCTTAACATCAGTTCCATTTGGTTTTGTAATTAATAAATACGGGACAAAATTTACTTTGCTCTTAGGAGCACTCATTACTACAGCTGGTGTTTTTCTCTTTGCTAGTGTGCCTGGTTATTATCCAAATATGATTAGTATGTTTACATGTGGCGTTGGAATTACAGCTCTTCAAGTTAGCCTTAATCCTCTTGTTAAAGAAATTAGTAACCCTGAAAAGTATTCTAGAAACTTAACTTTGTTTATGGTCTTGTTTGGGGTTGGATCATATGTAGCTCCTCATGTTGTAACTTGTGTAAAGTCAAGAGGACTAGAGTGGAATTATGCATATTGGTTATTTACAGCTGTTTCAATAGTTATGTTTTTTTCTTTAGCTTTTCCAAAATATCCTTCCGAACTCAGGGCTGGACATGTCCAGCCCCTACAAAACTCAAAAACTGGATTTGTAGAACTCTTAAAAGATCCATTAATGCTTATGTACACATTAGCGATTTTTCTTTATGTAGGAGTTGAAGTAGGAGTTGCATACAATATTGGACTTTTTTTAGAAGATGCTCATAATATTTCAACTATTTTAGGAAATAATGCTGAGAGTATTAAAAATTCAACAATTGCAAATTACTGGCTTGGTTTACTTCTTGGCAGATTATTAGGAAGTTTTGTTTTGGATAAAATTCCAACTAAAAAAGCAATTCAAATTTATATTTCTTGTGCAGCTCTTGCTTTAGGAGTTGCAGTCTTTTCAAAAAGCTTAACTATTGTGTTGTGGGCATTTCCAATTGTAGGATTTTTTATATCAATTATGTTTCCTTCAATTTATGGCCTTGCTATTGACTCTTATAAAAAAGAATATTCTGGCATAGTTTCAGGAATACTTTGTACTGCAATAATTGGTGGTGCTGTAATTGCACCAGTAATTACAAAAGTTTCAGAAATAACAGGTTCATTACAAGAACCAAACTGGCATATTGCTATGTTAATTGCTTTTGCTTGTTATGCATATATTTTTACAGTAGGGATTTGGGCAAAAGGAAAAAGAATAGAAGGATGAAACATATAGTCTTTGCTTCTTTGCTTCTTTGTCTCTTTGCTTCTTCTGTATCAGCAAAACTTGGAAATAAGGTTCACGAAAATCAAAAACAATTTAGCAAAGAACTTTTTACAAGACAATTTTCTGAAGAAGGGAAAAATTTTTCTGGAAGAAAAGTTTACCAAGCTCCTTTTTACGGGTGGCAAATAGACACTATATATAAAGATGGGAGATCTTTCTCAGAAACAGCAAGACCTAAAGGAAATAAAGTTAGTAAAAAAATGATTACTGAAAGAGAAGCAAATATTATTGCAGATCTTTTATATCCTAAAAAAGAACGTGGTCAGTACAGAAAGCAAATTAAAAATGCACATTTTATAAGTCATTTTTTTGAGCATGGTCTTGTAAGTTATGAAATGGCATTAGATAAAAGAAAAAAATATCATGTAGGAATTGTTGGGGTTAGAACTGTGTTATATAGTGATGGTGATATATTTAAAGACATTATGGTAAATGCATATCATTAGAAAAACATCCTAACTATTGTCAGGTAAATAATCTCTTAGCTTTGTACTTCTAACGG
This window encodes:
- a CDS encoding transposase — translated: MGNDLFQNKYRIKSIRLEHWDYSSDGAYFVTICVKDRECVLGEIVNGKIKLSKIGDIVKQCWCEIPKHFKNVDSDEFIVMPNHVHGIIQITNDGCDDGCRDAINRVSTGTGGITHKYNPMLSKSLSTIIRWYKGRCKYEINKNQNKIYFQWQPRFYESIIRNENHLNAVREYIVNNPSRWEFDRNNNPLYHSHL
- the aroA gene encoding 3-phosphoshikimate 1-carboxyvinyltransferase, whose protein sequence is MKQFTVTPLKNPIKSTISVPADKSISHRAIIIGGVANGRTEIKNLLTSRDCLNTLKIMQQLGIEINTYNNYESITIYGKGRNSFSEPKNILNCGNSGTTIRLLSGLLSTQNFLSILTGDDSLLSRPMGRVIEPLTLMGAKIAAREHNTKAPIVILPGMLHGITYEMLVSSAQVKSAIMLAALYAKGETRIIEKEKTRDHTERMLNVFGATIKHEKNEIVVGSEQDLKAQDLSIPGDISSAAFFITACSIIQSSEMLLQRVLVNPTRTGILNVLKKMGTKIEITNKKDSSGEPVADLFVTSNNLNAVEVKGSTIITLIDEIPILCIAMAQASGKSIIKDAKELRYKESDRISVMVQVLRKLGVEVNELEDGLEINGLNGEPFQVNQNIEWPKHSDHRVAMSIAIAALKANEPITIPGSEWISTSFPDFEKLINQLQMAVV
- a CDS encoding NAD-dependent malic enzyme, which translates into the protein MSGKLLFNPQAFCIRLNSPSGSFSGIATIINGSGGHLGDIKVVENNQNFVTRDIHFFSNTIQAREIISKLHDLPGTQILDVQNEVYNAHVSGKIEIKLKKEVRDYRDLSVVYTPGVAEVCRTIHQDQKLAYNLTIKKNSVAVVTDGSAVLGLGNIGPYAGMPVMEGKAMLFKMLADVDAYPICLDVKTPDEIVQIVKAIAPGFGGINLEDIAAPKCFEIERRLQNELDIPVFHDDQHGTAVVVTAALFNAVKVVGKKLEDLEIAITGAGAAGVSCAKMLLFAGVRNIIVTDRNGAIYMGRKEMNPAKEELASLTNQERQKGAISDVIKGADVFIGVSGPNLVSVDDIKSMAKDPIVFALSNPDPEIKPELAKPYVRIMATGRSDYPNQINNVLCFPGLFRGLLDSYATTVTEKMKYAAAKAIASIVQDYELSESYIIPNIFNKHVAPAVASAVADAAFEDRVTKVIPEVDLKLI
- a CDS encoding tetratricopeptide repeat protein, which codes for MSRKKISLNIFLLFILLILCFIHTPAYSQGIQEAKESAKNFNPKPASASLYNLGLKSYEQGDLQSAVIYFKKAIDLDPEFVDAYYNLGAIYKKQKNLPLAIFFFQKAVELNSKDAEATYELASCYYENKNFIKAKEYFSLLPKDFPKYGEVMNKLGIINQTLVQQNNSSTAESQAQLLVNTLTKPSQEDFKDPVKTVTSNLNGGPTGIAKDSKNNLYVANFTKDRIERINANGTREIFIEKLGIKGPVGIAIDQSDNIYVANYTGNSILKITQNKEVTVLADNIIKPYYLFYDTESNKLFATLQGNDSLVELEPTKISKQPITSR
- a CDS encoding MFS transporter, whose amino-acid sequence is MSQAKKNYFPLLFAVAFTYFTFGAITNVAGAIVPKIKETYQVSGSASSFLASVFFIAYGLTSVPFGFVINKYGTKFTLLLGALITTAGVFLFASVPGYYPNMISMFTCGVGITALQVSLNPLVKEISNPEKYSRNLTLFMVLFGVGSYVAPHVVTCVKSRGLEWNYAYWLFTAVSIVMFFSLAFPKYPSELRAGHVQPLQNSKTGFVELLKDPLMLMYTLAIFLYVGVEVGVAYNIGLFLEDAHNISTILGNNAESIKNSTIANYWLGLLLGRLLGSFVLDKIPTKKAIQIYISCAALALGVAVFSKSLTIVLWAFPIVGFFISIMFPSIYGLAIDSYKKEYSGIVSGILCTAIIGGAVIAPVITKVSEITGSLQEPNWHIAMLIAFACYAYIFTVGIWAKGKRIEG